Genomic window (Nymphaea colorata isolate Beijing-Zhang1983 chromosome 1, ASM883128v2, whole genome shotgun sequence):
TTAAAGTTGTTGAGTGGTCAGCTTAGCAAAGCATTTCACTGTTGATAATAAGGTGTTATGGTAAAAGCTATTCATTCAACTTGTGGCCTGACTTACATAATTCATGAATAAGAAGCTCTGACTAAAAACATGTAAATTGTTAGGTTTCTCAATTGTTTGTCTTCCAGTTGGCATATTTCTTGACgtccaaaacaaaaattctaatgtttttttttttggttgtatgCAGTCATACCAGAAAGCTCTAAAAGCGAATCCTTCGTACAAACTTGCTTCGGAATGCCTGGCCATTGTCTTGACTGATCTCGGTACTAGCTTGAAACTTGCCGGAAACACTCAAGAGGGCATTCAAAAGTATTGTGAGGCTTTGAAAATAGATGGCGATTATGCTGTAAAGTTTCAGTCTTTGTCTCTTTGActtgtttctcttgttttttcttggGATTCTCTTTGTTactcttttgttattttttattgtttattttttctgcaGCCTGCTTACTACAATCTTGGTGTGGTCTACTCTGAgatgatgcaatatgatctggCACTCAGTTGTTATGAGAAGGCTGCACAACATAGGCCAATGTATGCAGAGGCATATTGCAACATGGGAGTAATATATAAAAACCGTGGTGACCTTGAAACAGCCATTGCCTGTTATGAAAGGTGCTTGTTTAGTGTTGACAATAATGACTTTTCATGCCATATATCTCTGTATCTTAATTGATTCTTTAGGTTGTATGATGTTGgattctttttttcccttcaggTGTTTATCTATGTCTCCAAATTTTGAGATCGCGAAGAACAACATGGCGATAGCCTTGACAGATTTAGGAACAAAGGTTCCCTTTACTTTTCTTTCAGACTTTTATGTTGCTTGGCAATGGTTTTTTGATTATTTTTGCCTTTCATTAGTGGTATTATTGGAGCTGCATATTGTGGCTACTGATTTCTTGTGCAATGGAGAACCCGGGTGTTTTAATAACTATGTGTCTTTGACTGGTACATATGTTATATCTAAACAGTGCATCTATTTGTTGCTTTTTCAGAATTACTTTTAcgtcaaaggaaaaaaaattgctgaaaatTTTAGCTGATATCAGACATACTTATGTGACAGTTGAAATTGGAAGGTGATATCAACCAGGGAGTTGCTTGTTACAAGAAAGCATTGTTTTACAACTGGCACTATGCTGATGCTATGTACAATCTTGGTGTTGCTTATGGAGAAATGTTAAAGTTTGAGAAGGTAATCATTTTTCATGATGTGATTGCATCATTTGTTCTGCTTACACATTGGGTAAAAATAGGTTGCACCCTCAGACAAATGCTTGTTGTTTACagaattttttatgttatgaaGTGTAAGTTCTTAGAAAGTTAGCctttttttgatgttttgcaTTCCTTAGTATCTGGCCTTGAGGGTGTCATCATGAAAATGAACTGGTCTAGTTGGGATGACTAAAATCTTATCTTTTGGGAAATCATTTAATTTGTTATTCCTTGTTACAGCTACACTAATGGTGCTAGGACATCATTACTGCAATTTACAATTAAGTTGATCTGAAGTATCTATCTGAAATATGAATCAGGGTTTGAAAAGTGGAACAAGAAGTAACCCTCAAGCCTGCAAAAGTGCCTTGTTTCTTGTTTAGGGCTGCTGCTTAGCAAGTTAGCATATTTGTTAGCAACTTAAATATTTTGGGTTTCTGAatgaattttataaaattatttacTTCAAATCCTTGCTATGTGGTTGCTAACATGTCACTGTCCTTGATAAGGCAATTGTATTTTATGAGCTTGCTCTACATTTCAATCCTCATTGTGCGGAGGCATGCAACAACTTGGGAGTGATTTACAAGGACCGAGATAATCTTGACAAAGCAGTGGAGTGCTATCAGGCAAATCCTGTGGTCCTTGGTCTTTTACACTTTGCAGTGTGAAAATGTTAGGAGAGATTAAGTAGTAGATTTTgctcttattttcttcttgtatttCTTATGTTCTTACTCATTCAATCCTAGTTACACCGTATGTTATTTTCTTGCAGATGGCTTTAAGGATTAAACCAAACTTTTCACAATCTCTAAATAACCTCGGAGTTGTCTACACTGTTCAGgtcttttatttaaattttttagataAATTTATGTTAATATTAGTGCTTTACTAGTGAGTGAAGGTTAgatcttttcacttgaaaagaAGGATATGCATCTACATTTTTATGTACAGGGCAAGATGGATGCTGCTGCCAGTATGCTTGAGAAAGCTATTGTTGCAAATCCTACTTATGCTGAAGCTTATAACAATCTAGGTGCGTTCCTGAATGTTTGTATATATCCATAATTTGTGTTTTTTAGGTTATTCtttgttaaatatttatttttataaccTTGATTTTCTCTAAAAAAGTTCACCGCTGGCCTATattctactattttttttttcattgcaaaTTTACAGCATTAGAAATAAACATGTGTAGATGCGGCTGGTGCTATTTATTGACTGCTGAAAAAGATCCTTATTACGCATACATGTCAGGAAAAGGGTGCTTGCAATTAAATTTTGATCTCGGTGCAGAAAATTTTAAtgcttaaattattttatttttgtcccTATTTCATAGGAACATACTCAAACATCATCGTTATTTTTAATCTGTTGCAGTGAACTCAGACTATGAATGTATTAAAAAGTTATATTAAATAACAGTTGTTAATGTGGTTTTGAGAATTTGGAAGCTTATTTTAAgattgagaaaagaaagaataagctTCAATATTGTTGCTTTGGGTATTTgctataatttttattttactggGGTTTTTGTGATATAGCTAACTTGTATACCTTTATCTTCAGTCCTTTGGAAAGGGTTCAGCTGTGGACCTTCTTTAGTTTTATTCGTCTATTCTAGCTTCTGCGGCAAGGAAgttgttgctttctttttcttgacaaAACAATAAAGAGTCTCTGAAGTTGTCATTTATCTTCGTTATTGTGTTCTCATACTTCATGTTGAAATGCATGTTTTGGTACTTGCACTCTGTGttgcatttgtgtgtgtgtggcatGTAGCATGTGTGTATAATAGTTTCTGTTCTGTTGCTTCTTTAATGCACATGCAACATATTTTTGATTCTTCTTTAGGGttgttaattaatttaaatGGATCTGCAGGTGTGCTCTATAGAGATGCAGGCAATATTGTACTTGCTGTTGAAGCGTATGAGCAATGCCTTCGGATAGATCCTGACTCACGTAATGCTGGTCAGGTACTAggtcttttccttttcatggttGAGGCATTAGGTCTTCTATGTGGTtccagaggaaaaaaaaaaacacttaagGCACTTGGTTTCATCATTTGCGGTGTTGTCTAtgtatttgttttcaatttttgatagTGAAGTGTACTTTTTCAAAGTTAGTTCCTATGGTTTGGGAAGCAAAATGTTGCTGAGATAACCACCAacattgatatatttgatttcatAGTCTTTGTTTTGGTCCATCTGAGAAATTGATTTGTTGTTAAAGCTCATAATGTTCAATGAAATAATAATGATGAGAATATTGGATTACAGTGTTAGTGTTTGTTCGAAATTCAAATAGATTATCTTCTGGTTTTCTtactcttgttttttttttaatgttctgTAGTTGACTTGATTCTTTTTGGCAGAATCGTTTGCTTGCAATGAATTACATAAACGAAGGTCATGATGACAAGCTATTTGAGGCACACAGGTAACTATGGTTCCTAGATatgtcattcttttcttctcgGTTTGTGGGCTGTTGTAATTTATCTGCGTTGTGGTATCTAGTGCTGTCTAGTTTATCTAGCCATGTGTTCACATCTTGGTTTTCCAGGACTCCTTGCTTTTCTGATTCTCATATGACTGCGCATTTGTTTTTTAACAATGTTGTTTCATGTTTGTCATAACTCCTAAATCATTTGTAGGTTTTCAGTGCACCTAATGccacacacacattcacactTAGTAGTATCCAAATCTTTAATGGCACTCTTTTACAAAACTTATGCTCTTGTAATTGTTGAAGTGGTATAGGAAGTAGTATTTCATCAGTGCGTGAATTCATTTTATTACAAAGAGAACAAGGTTATTGTCCTTCAAGAAAATACTCATTGTAAAGTATTTTGCCAAAAGAAATCCCTTCTCTTCTAAATTTCCTTGTTgtctaaaatttctttttctgaaattagATTTTGGTTTGTATCGCAAACTACTGGACATTGATTCTCTTAGGTGTTTTTGGTGTTTGGAAACTCACTCTTAGGCTTTATTTGTCAGCACAATTCTTTGAGTTTAAATGTCTCTCAGGCTTGACCTCCATTGCAAGCTTAGAAATAGATTGGCAAGTTATAAATAGATTCTTGGCCTTTTATGGTTTCTGCATAACCTAGTTTCTTAAGGCGCTATCTCTTGATTGTTTTGTGCTCGAGTAGGCAACCTGGAGACTTGCATGTCTGAAACTTTGATTAAATCATCAATCTCAAATTAATGGTTTTTAATTGCCGGGTTCAACATTGCTTAAATAACTTATATTGCTTTCGCACCTTTTTTATATCAATTTTGTAGCAAGCTTCTAATAGGTGccctttgttttcttgttcatggGATTTGTCCAAGTACATTTTAGTTGGTTTTTCAAATTGCTCCATTATTAGGAGAATATGATCTCCAGTGCCTTGGTGGTAGGCGACATTGTTAGATTACTCTACTAGAATGTGCCTGATGTATTGATTTAGTTTTATATGCACAATTTTGAAATGCTAAATGGTCAGAAACATGTTCTATAATCATAACTGTCATTTTTGAATTTGCCATAGGTAgaattttgatttagtttgatatGAGATATTTGCAGAAAATTTTGTAACTATTGACAGTTTTGTGGTCGTTTGGCAACAGGAATAGTAGCAAACTGTTCCATGAATTCATGGAAATCTGTGACATAGTGAATAGTGATTGACACTGCTACCTTGGTTCAACGTTTTTACAATGAGAAAACCCTAAAACACCCACTCAAACTCCTAATCCCAGGTCAGGGTAATCCTTACCACATGGGAAACCTACTCAACATTGCAATGATTCCCCAAGTACAGTCCCGACccttatttatatttattccTGGGTCAATCCAATGGACCTGACCCATGGCCCAGTAGCTGGGAAATATCACAGCGTTTCATGAatcagtttgttattgttcCCATTACCTATCAGGCCCTTTAGGATGTTTGGGTGACTGTATTTATCTCTACTAGTATGTATAGCACCTGTTAAAAGTAGCAAATTTCTTTTCGACATTTTGTCGtgtaaatgaaaatttaaagcACTTGATATAATCAGTCATACCTGAGAAAAGAATGAGTCTCAGAAaatattgtattttgtttgcttgtgTTTTCCATCTTTTGGAAGATCGCAACTATAGATTACCAATTCTATCTACAAAATGATAAACTTGAATGGCTATTTAAAGCAGAGGAGACCTTTGATCGTTCCACACAAACTGAAGAGTACAAGTGACATCTTCATATGAGATACAAGATAAGGTtgcacattttcctttttcgaAGGAAGCTTGAACTTACTCTGAAAGCAATCATGATCGAgcaatttttgcttttttgaattgttgaagGTTTGTTCCCAGCAGTTGTTGATGAATTTCACCAATTGAGGCGCCAACATGAAATCATGAAGATTTTGTTGCATTCTTGCCATCAGTTTTCTCTTTTACACTTTCAGCATTAAGTTCCTTCGGGGTTATATTGTAGTGTGTTAAATTCTCTGGTATTACGTCTGTGGTTCAGATTGACTTTTTAAATGGTCTTAGGATTGAAATGACTGTCATTTTGTTGTGAACATGGTTCTTATTATGGATTAATCTTCTTACAGGGAATGGGGTAGACGGTTTACAAGGTTATATCCCCAGTATACTTCATGGGATAACCCAAAAGATTTAAATCGCCCCCTTATTGTTGGATATGTCTCTCCAGATTACTTTACTCATTCTGTTTCATACTTCATAGAAGCACCTCTCTTATACCATGACTATACAAATTACAAGGTGGTTGTGTACTCTGCAGTTGTTAAGGTAATGGTCGTCTGTTTCATTTCACTTGCATATTTATGTGCCATGGGTCTTCTTTAAACATTTCATGCATGACACATACATTCTCTGTGATCATGCTAATTTCTTTTCAATGCCTCTTCTAATGGATTTCATAGATGAGTTTGAAGATAAAAGTATTCTGTTTAGTTTCGAGGAAACCTTGGAGATTAATAAAGCATCTTAGCATGCACTTTCAAAAATATTCTGAGCAAGTCATTCTATCATGCATCTGTGATCCAGATATGCGTGTCATTGTTAGGTCAACCACTGCCAACACAAAAATGGAAACATTCTTTAGCATGAGGTAGATCCTCAGTTCTGTTAGAAATTTAATTAATTGTAACTGTTAAATAATGATCACTTCCCAAAAATATGTCAACACTGATCGACTTGTGAAGTGTATATACAACATATTTGGTTGGATCATGTATGAAATTATGAATATGATCAGTAAAATCTATCCGGATGCTGTTCTCATAATCCCACCTAGTTCCGAAATCTAAAATTATTGGCCCTTATCCAGGTGCCCAATGCCAATCGCCTATTCTGTATGGGTGTGTTTGAATTGGTGATATGGGAAGCAATGCTAACTTGCTGACCAGGTATAATTAGACCTGAGGCATGAATGGAGCGAAAGATGATGCAAGGCACATGTGGTGCATTGATTTCTGCTGTTAGCGTAATGCTTTCTACATTATTTATCTATTGTTTTTTTCGCTTTTCTCTATCTTCTGGTATGACTAGCATGGTAAGTGTGCCAAGCAGCTCCTGGCGTTGCTTAGATGAAGCTTATTTCCATTTGTGGAATATGCTTGACCAACTGAGGCTTAATGGCTAACTTAAGTGTAAATGGTTTTAGCATGAGTGTAGTCGATGAGATCTAACTCTAGTGACTCTGGTCTACCATATCTTGCAAGATGTATGGTACACTGTGGGAGGTTTATCATTATACTGAAGGATGGACATCACTGACGCAAATTGGTATAAATACGTTTATTTTGACATTCagttcaaaaaatgaaaacaatggaAAACCAAGATCTAATTTTTGTATGTGTCTTACCTGGGTTCTCATTGAATAACTATTGGCCAATGAACACGAGTTTGCTTAAGAGTTCCTTTTGGTTGCTTCCTCAAAGAGCTTATGTCTTCctttcattttgataattttgctGGACAAATATTTGATGCCAAGAGGCTCAAGTGTTTCTTCATATCCATGTTTCTGAAAATGTGTTAAGATCGTTTTTGTATATCAGTCCAAATTTTGTTAAAGCAAGTCACTGAAATTATATTTGGTTGTATTTCAGGCAGATGCAAAAACCAATAGATTCAAAGAAAGAGTTCTAAAGAAAGGTGGGACATGGAGAGACATATATGGGATTGATGAAAAGAAGGTTGCTGCGATTGTTAGAGAAGACAAAGTTGACATCTTGGTTGAGCTTACTGGGCATACTGCCAACAATAAGTTAGGGTTGATGGCCTGCAGACCTGCCCCAATTCAGGTACTTCAACTTTGATTGGGTTGTACTTTTGGTTCATTAGTCTCTTCTTCTATGCGTCTTGATAATGGTACTTGTTTGTTTACTGTgacaaaaacatgaaatttcatgGATAAGTAATTCATGTAAATGAGCATGATTTTATTATGAgatgtgaaatgaatttaatatgTACTTAGatactcaaaattttcatgtggaCATGTTTTTTGTTTGGTAAAATAATGTGCATACATTTATTTAGACATGGTTCAAGTTTCTAGTTTTAGCAAATATGTAATACTGAATGTGTCTATGGTGTTGAATCACAAAAGTATTTacaaatgtttgaaaattttagttggtATAATCTACTTGTATATAGACACATGAACACACACTCACAGACGTGTAAAATTTGCtcgaaaataaaaaataaaccacaATCCAACTGCATTGTTTTAATTCTGACTTTGTGATGCATACCCCTTGCATGGGAATTTGGCACTTGGTGCTGAAGTAGAAGCTGCTTGTCTGTAGTTTTTTAGTCATTTTCTCCATATGAAAGTTGCCTGAAGTTTATCAAGTGCCAAGCCTTGTGCTCACTGTTCATAGCTTGAGGTTGTCATAAAATTAAACATCCTTCATTTGTTGATAGGCGACTTGGATAGGTTATCCAAATACAACTGGATTGCCTACAATTGACTACCGTTTCACTGATTCATTTGCTGATCCTCCCAACACAAGACAAAAGTACATTCTGatctttcatattgaaattttttgtttttttgtagattCTAATATAAGTTAATGGGACGTCTTGTTGGTTTAATGgtgtgcatttttttgttttctcaggCATGTTGAGGAGCTTGTTAGATTGCCAGGGTGTTTTCTTTGTTACACTCCTTCTACAGAAGCAGGCATTGTATCTCAAGCCCCAGCTCTTACGAATGGTTTTGTTACATTTGGAAGCTTTAATAATCTGGCAAAGGTACATCTTCTTATGCCACATGCTAtattttgatctcttttaaaccTCTGTAGTTCATTTACCTACTAGTGTTTGCCTGTATCTGCCATTATTATGTCTATCTTCTATTGAAATGGATACTGACCTGTTTGCATATTATCAATGCAGATAACTCCAAAAGTGCTCCAAGTTTGGGCAAAAATATTATGTGCAGTTCCAAATTCAAGGCTTGTAGTGAAGTGTAAGCCCTTCTGCTGTGACAGTGTGAGACAAAAGTTCCTCTCGACACTGGAGCAATTGGGCCTGGAGCCACTGCGAGTTGATCTTCTGccattgatccttctcaatcaTGACCATATGCAGGCTTACTCTCTAATGGATATCAGGTGAAACTCGGTTTCTGTTATGAATGTTGGATAGCTACCCTGTctaggattttttttgtcatatttctCCTTGTTTTATCCACATTATCACACTTAGGCGACAAACTGATGATATCATTGGAACTTGATTAGATAGCTTGCTAATTTTTCCTCTCTTATTCCTCCTTGCAGCTTGGACACATTTCCTTATGCAGGAACAACTACTACTTGTGAATCTCTATATATGGGTGTTCCATGTGTTACAATGGCAGGATCAGTGCATGCCCATAATGTTGGTGTTAGTCTTCTTACTAAAATTGGTGAGCATGTTAGATTTCATTATGCAGAATAATTAATTGTGCTTGAAATTTGGATCGGTTTAGCTTTAAATTTCTGTTAATGAGACGTCCTCCATGATTTCTtggtttgattttttcttttaaatactATAGTCGAATGAGAGACACTTCTTTAATATTAAGGGTTATAAATCCAGTTTTCCTGTGAGAAGGTCAGTTGCAGTTAAAATGGTACATTTTCATGGGTTGCAGTGTCAACATTTTCACCAACTCTTGTTCCCATGAAAACATTTCAAATTTCCAGGTATGACTTGATGATGTTGCTGGGACATGATCAAATTAAATATTCTATGAAAAACCATGCGCTGCTTGCGTATCTCCTGCAAGTAATGATTGATGCTATTGATCTTATCATGCTTGCTTCCATAACCTGCAATTATTGTCTTATCATATTTGAGGCAGGAATTTTGTATTCATGCAtctagtttttttatttatttattttccaattaAAATTGGTTTTTCACAGACACTTCAGGAGAAGGTAACCTACAAAAGAAATGGGAGGTGTACGTACTATGAGCTGAAATCCTCCAGCCATCTTGTCCATCCAGCATCTCACACATGCAGCCCACTTCAGGCTGTggctgtgtgtgtgagaggcTGGAGGCATGGACGGCTGTGGAAATTCACttttgttgtgtgtgtgtgtgtgtgtgtgtgttaaacCAAATGGAAGACCCAATTGACTTCATTAGGCTATAATAATTAGATTCCTCTATATGTGCAGGTTTAAAGCATTTAATTgcaaaaacagaagaagaataCATCCAGTTGGCAATACAGCTGGCTTCTGATATTTCTGCCCTTTCTACTCTGAGGATGACTCTTCGTGAACTCATGCTGAAGTCCCCTGTTTGTGATGGACCCAAATTTGCCCAGAGTTTAGAATCAACATATCGCAGGTTGTGGCGCAGGTACTGTAGGGGGGAAATGCCAGCACAGAAGCAACTGGATATGATGCAGCAGGCTGCTGCTGAGAAGCCGCTGCTGAAGGTTTCAGATTCAACAGTTGTAAAAGTGAATGGTATAAATCCGGTTGCAACTtcaatcccaaatcattcaaCCCCTGGTAGTGGAAATCAGTGAAGCTAGTCACTTCGTTAACGGTGAAGTCAGTCATTTACGGTGGCAGTGAGGCATAGTGTAGTTTATACTGGTGATTTGAAACAGAAAGTGCTTTAGATATCACTGGATAGGTATGTGTGCATTCATCTGTCACAGCAGTCTTCTACTCCTAAAATTGCTGGCACTCTTGAAATTCGTTGTAGAATGGTAAGGCAGATGCTGGAGCTATGGCATCAATCCGGTTATCAAGCTGTCAGTTTGAATGTCGTTATCAGAGCGGACTCAACAAAAGAAGGCTtacaaagagaaaagttgaaatttttgtgGTAGGTTGAGGGAGAGCTGTTTTTAGTTGGTTATACGTCTTCAAGTGAAAACAAAGAGTTAAATTCCAGCTTGCTTCTGTTTTCAGAGAGATAGTTCTACATGACAAGGAAAATGTTGGAAGGGTACAAGATCCGTGTATAGTCTGCTGGGCGCTAAGCATCATTTCAGGATCTCCGTGCCCACATTCTTGAATGCCAAACTAAATTCCATCACATTGTACAGTTGACAACAGCAACAATTTTTCTATGGTGCCCTAGTGGTTGGCACCATTATAATTCTGATTACCGTAAGGAAAGTATACATGCCCGTGCCTGAGTCTCGCTATTCCCTTTTATTTTTGCTGCTTGTTTTATTCTCATCATGCTTCGCTGGCGTTACTTTGGCCCGAAGGCCAGTCCTGTATCGAGCATAACAATATTGAAATCAGCACTGTTTTTCCCAGAGACCCCTGCCCTTTTTCATCGGGTGTTTGCTCTCTAGTTTACCGGCACTTGTAAAACAAACCGGAAAAGAAAGCtgcagaaaaaaattcagagCGGTGCTTCCCGAATCATGTCTTCAAATTTTCATCTCCTCGCTGATCTCATCAACATGTGGGGTTAGGGTCGCTGTATATTTTAACGCGTGGCTTTCTCTAAAATTAAATAACGTCTATTGGCGTTTGAGGAAGGCTCTTGGTACTTACAGCTTGCGTGGGCAGCCTTTTTCGAAAATCAATCGGATGGAGGTTTTTATAATGTTGTAAACTGGTTGGACCTATTAAGAAACGGGAGGGTGGGTTTTCTTGGTTGGTTTTGTTTCGTCTTATCCACTACCAAATTATGTGGTTCGAATCTGCGGCCCTACTTTTTATACGGATCAGTCGATGCGAGTGGGACACGAAGGTGAGGCTGTCAGCACCCGATTCTGCATAATACGTGTTTCAAGCGTCTTAAAAGTTGAAACACGCGGTGGAACTTTTTGGGTGGCAGGCGGCTACGTGCTAATTTTAGCCAAATCAATACCACACAGAGAATTGAGAACCGCCTCCACGGAATTCTTTAAACTATTAAAAACTCAAGCATAGCAACAAAACCAAAGTATCAATTTTCTGAGGTAagcatactttttttttttttttttagataaaatcCTCAAAGATACTCGCAAAACAGAGTTTGCCGGTACTTCCGGCAGTTGTTTGGCAAGGACCTGCACGTCCACGCCAACCATTGACCACGAAACTCGatattttctctaaaaaaatAACACTAAGATGAGTCATACCATCTTGTCCAACACAGCTACCGTAGGTTAGGCGAGTTGGGAGCCAGTGCCACCAAAGAAATCAAAACCAGCCGAATGAAAGCATCACCAAGGTTGAATGTGcaacttcatttatttttttcaaccttACAAAATCATGTCAGTCAGACTGGTCCAATTCACACCGACTCCAATCTGACCGCAAACTAGATCTATAGACTATATGTACAATTCAGCATCAAATTAGTCCACTACGTTGGTTCTAGACTTAGAAGTTATAGCCAAAATGGTCGAACCCAGAAGGACCCAGGGCTTGGTATGGGTTATGGGCGGTCGCCGCACTGGTGTAGGACCCTGGCATTTGCTGGTGCTCCATGCTGGAAGACGGACCGACGCTGGTCATCATCTGCGGCGGGGAATGCGGCAGGTTTGTGTCATCCACAGTGGTTATGTCATGGATGCTTgatctcttcttctccttcttcactgAGTTGAGACGCAGGTAGTACTTCTGGGCATGGCTGGCCACTTGGGTCGGTGTCCTGGTGATCACTGCATTCCGCGAAATGCTCCTCCAATCACCCTTCCCATACTTTTGCAGTCCTATCAGGAACAACCTAACAGCAACACACCCTAGTGGttagaaaaatctgaaaaccataacacaacacacacacacatatgcacacacacatacattttctctctctctctctctctctctctatatatatatatataacaacacaCTGATAGAGTAAAAGCTTTTTCATGGAAATAAACAAAGTCCAATTGTTAGGTTTCGATTCTTTCTCGGACGGTTGGACTAATCCTCTGCTCGCCCGGAGTTAGAGATGGAAGCTCACAGTTTGAGTTACTATATGAAATGCACTGTTCACTGACACCAACACAAGATTTCGCCAACGAACTACATTGACGAACGCGATATGGAGAAAGCATTTCTGAATACTTGCTCTT
Coding sequences:
- the LOC116246088 gene encoding probable UDP-N-acetylglucosamine--peptide N-acetylglucosaminyltransferase SPINDLY, giving the protein MAWTEVDAGKGDDETDSVVEAEVLKRGGMQQAAGLVENTVVSSSPAPTVSAAMGIFEGKDALSYANILRSRNKFVDALNLYESVIQKDGTNVEAFIGKGICLQMQHMNRQAFESFSEAIRLDPQNACALTHCGILYKDEGHLLEAAESYQKALKANPSYKLASECLAIVLTDLGTSLKLAGNTQEGIQKYCEALKIDGDYAPAYYNLGVVYSEMMQYDLALSCYEKAAQHRPMYAEAYCNMGVIYKNRGDLETAIACYERCLSMSPNFEIAKNNMAIALTDLGTKLKLEGDINQGVACYKKALFYNWHYADAMYNLGVAYGEMLKFEKAIVFYELALHFNPHCAEACNNLGVIYKDRDNLDKAVECYQMALRIKPNFSQSLNNLGVVYTVQGKMDAAASMLEKAIVANPTYAEAYNNLGVLYRDAGNIVLAVEAYEQCLRIDPDSRNAGQNRLLAMNYINEGHDDKLFEAHREWGRRFTRLYPQYTSWDNPKDLNRPLIVGYVSPDYFTHSVSYFIEAPLLYHDYTNYKVVVYSAVVKADAKTNRFKERVLKKGGTWRDIYGIDEKKVAAIVREDKVDILVELTGHTANNKLGLMACRPAPIQATWIGYPNTTGLPTIDYRFTDSFADPPNTRQKHVEELVRLPGCFLCYTPSTEAGIVSQAPALTNGFVTFGSFNNLAKITPKVLQVWAKILCAVPNSRLVVKCKPFCCDSVRQKFLSTLEQLGLEPLRVDLLPLILLNHDHMQAYSLMDISLDTFPYAGTTTTCESLYMGVPCVTMAGSVHAHNVGVSLLTKIGLKHLIAKTEEEYIQLAIQLASDISALSTLRMTLRELMLKSPVCDGPKFAQSLESTYRRLWRRYCRGEMPAQKQLDMMQQAAAEKPLLKVSDSTVVKVNGINPVATSIPNHSTPGSGNQ
- the LOC116246089 gene encoding transcription factor DIVARICATA-like: MFSDEFSGHPLAFMDQYTGNWTPQQNKLFEHALAVVPEDAPDRWQRIAAFIAGKSPWEVRQHYEELLRDLSEIESGRFELPDYEEGGSGQAAGGKGKSVEGERRKGVPWTEEEHRLFLIGLQKYGKGDWRSISRNAVITRTPTQVASHAQKYYLRLNSVKKEKKRSSIHDITTVDDTNLPHSPPQMMTSVGPSSSMEHQQMPGSYTSAATAHNPYQALGPSGFDHFGYNF